A single Methanospirillum lacunae DNA region contains:
- a CDS encoding Hsp20/alpha crystallin family protein, translating to MKPDTITEPFTTLIDEEIFLRILTILPDIDEEKIRIDLENNESLITITASGTRVQFQKKIVIPCDVRLLKKRFSDGVLEIILEKTLPNPSHNQP from the coding sequence ATGAAGCCAGACACCATAACCGAGCCTTTCACAACACTCATAGATGAGGAGATATTTCTTCGGATTCTTACGATTCTGCCAGATATAGATGAAGAAAAGATCAGGATTGATCTTGAGAATAATGAATCGCTGATTACCATAACAGCATCAGGTACCAGAGTTCAGTTTCAGAAAAAAATTGTCATCCCCTGCGATGTACGGCTTTTGAAAAAGCGATTTTCTGATGGGGTTCTAGAGATAATTCTAGAAAAAACACTTCCAAATCCATCACATAATCAGCCGTAA
- a CDS encoding nucleotide exchange factor GrpE: protein MVEDLEQITKDLERHVKLAEDRLNQLKYLQADFENYRKWSEKEKASVIALANESLIKDLLVILDDFDQAIPSLEKEENREGLLMIRKKMMKILGEYGLQPIECVGKKFDPHFHEVISKEKCQQESDTILKDFSTGYQLKSKVIRPSKVKIAEQIAENVGDNYGKREDYWD from the coding sequence ATGGTAGAAGATCTGGAGCAGATAACAAAGGATCTCGAGAGGCATGTCAAACTTGCTGAAGACCGGCTCAATCAGCTGAAGTACCTTCAGGCCGATTTTGAGAACTATCGCAAATGGTCTGAAAAAGAAAAGGCATCAGTCATCGCCCTGGCGAATGAGAGTCTGATCAAAGATCTTCTGGTGATACTGGATGATTTTGACCAGGCTATCCCCTCTCTTGAGAAGGAGGAGAATCGGGAAGGGCTCCTCATGATCCGGAAAAAAATGATGAAAATCCTGGGTGAGTATGGGCTTCAACCAATTGAGTGCGTAGGTAAAAAATTTGACCCCCATTTTCACGAGGTAATCAGCAAGGAGAAGTGTCAGCAGGAATCAGATACGATTCTTAAAGATTTCAGCACCGGATACCAGTTGAAATCAAAGGTCATCAGGCCATCTAAAGTAAAGATTGCAGAACAGATTGCAGAGAATGTAGGTGATAATTATGGCAAAAGAGAAGATTATTGGGATTGA
- the dnaK gene encoding molecular chaperone DnaK — translation MAKEKIIGIDLGTSNSEAAVILGGKPTIIPSAEGATVAGKMFPSYIAFTAEGHLLVGEPARRQAVSNPEDTVTGAKRKMGTDYIYKISGKEYTPQQISAFLLQKIKRDAEAFLGEPITKAVITVPAYFNDNQRTATKDAGKIAGLDVVRLVNEPTAASMAYGLDRSGEYKILVFDLGGGTLDVTIMEFGGGTFTVLATSGDTQLGGTDMDNAVYEWIAAEFQKLEGIDIRNDKMAITRVKEAAEKAKIELSNVIETEINLPYVSATQAGPKHLSMKLSRSKLEQLVEPIIKRCIHPFEQALTDASLTKEDIQKVILVGGPTRMPVVQKFIEDHIGKKVERGIDPMECVAIGAAIQGAILGGEITDMVLLDVTPLTLGIETMGGVRTGLIERNTTIPTKKSEIFSTAADYQTSVTVHVLQGERPMASDNVSLGQFNLVGIPPAPRGVPQIEVTFDIDASGILNVSAKDLGTGKEQKMTITASTKLPDTDVKKMVNEAKQFEEDDRKRKEEVEARNSADSLLYTAEKTKTDLADKLGPEIVETINAAIVALKTTLEGKDASRIRTETEKLQKVLGEAGSAVYQKTAQKYAQQQGGEQCSSPGCDPSGTGTSSSGEEKVVDADFKVKDEE, via the coding sequence ATGGCAAAAGAGAAGATTATTGGGATTGACCTGGGAACATCCAACAGCGAAGCGGCGGTCATACTTGGTGGAAAACCAACCATCATTCCTTCAGCTGAAGGAGCCACGGTAGCTGGGAAGATGTTTCCCTCCTATATCGCGTTTACTGCTGAAGGACATCTTCTTGTTGGAGAACCTGCACGGAGACAGGCAGTGAGTAATCCCGAAGACACTGTGACTGGTGCAAAACGAAAGATGGGCACCGATTATATCTACAAAATATCGGGAAAGGAATACACGCCTCAGCAGATCTCTGCATTTCTTCTGCAAAAGATAAAACGGGATGCAGAAGCATTTCTCGGGGAACCGATAACCAAGGCTGTGATCACCGTACCTGCATATTTCAATGACAACCAGCGAACCGCAACGAAAGATGCAGGAAAGATTGCAGGACTTGATGTGGTCAGACTGGTGAATGAGCCTACTGCTGCTTCAATGGCATATGGTCTTGATCGGAGCGGAGAATACAAAATCCTCGTATTTGATCTTGGGGGTGGTACGCTTGATGTCACCATCATGGAGTTTGGAGGAGGAACGTTCACGGTTCTGGCAACCTCTGGAGATACCCAACTCGGAGGTACTGACATGGACAATGCAGTCTATGAGTGGATTGCAGCCGAGTTTCAAAAACTTGAGGGAATCGACATCAGGAATGACAAGATGGCGATAACCCGGGTAAAGGAAGCAGCAGAGAAGGCAAAGATTGAGTTATCAAATGTTATCGAGACTGAGATCAATCTGCCCTACGTTTCAGCTACCCAGGCAGGACCCAAGCACCTCTCGATGAAACTGAGCAGGTCTAAACTTGAACAACTGGTTGAACCGATCATCAAGCGCTGCATTCATCCTTTTGAACAGGCACTCACTGATGCCAGTCTGACCAAGGAGGATATCCAGAAAGTAATCCTTGTTGGCGGACCCACCCGAATGCCGGTTGTTCAGAAGTTTATCGAGGATCATATCGGTAAAAAGGTCGAGCGAGGAATTGACCCGATGGAGTGTGTGGCTATCGGAGCAGCTATCCAGGGTGCAATATTAGGTGGCGAGATCACCGATATGGTGCTGCTCGATGTGACTCCGCTCACCCTTGGTATCGAGACAATGGGAGGGGTCAGAACCGGATTGATCGAGAGAAACACCACTATCCCTACGAAAAAAAGTGAAATTTTCTCAACTGCAGCCGATTACCAGACTTCGGTCACGGTTCACGTTCTCCAGGGAGAACGTCCCATGGCAAGTGACAATGTCAGTCTGGGCCAGTTTAATCTGGTAGGTATTCCCCCAGCTCCCCGTGGAGTACCTCAGATTGAAGTGACCTTTGATATCGATGCATCAGGTATCCTGAATGTGTCAGCAAAAGATCTCGGGACCGGCAAAGAGCAGAAGATGACCATCACGGCTTCAACAAAACTTCCTGATACTGATGTGAAGAAGATGGTCAATGAAGCAAAGCAGTTTGAGGAGGATGATAGGAAACGCAAAGAAGAGGTCGAGGCCCGCAACTCTGCAGATTCGTTGCTTTACACAGCAGAAAAAACAAAAACAGATCTTGCTGACAAACTGGGCCCAGAAATTGTTGAAACTATAAATGCTGCCATTGTGGCGTTGAAAACAACTTTAGAAGGAAAGGATGCTTCCCGAATCAGGACGGAGACTGAAAAACTCCAGAAAGTTCTGGGTGAAGCTGGATCTGCTGTGTACCAGAAGACCGCCCAGAAGTATGCTCAGCAGCAGGGGGGTGAGCAGTGTTCCTCACCTGGATGCGATCCATCAGGTACGGGAACAAGTTCATCTGGTGAAGAGAAGGTGGTAGATGCAGATTTCAAGGTTAAGGATGAGGAATAA
- the dnaJ gene encoding molecular chaperone DnaJ, whose product MAKKDFYEILGVKKDASQDDLKKAFRHLARKYHPDLNQGSREAEEKFKEINEAYQVLSDPQKKTQYDQVGHADFKPGEYTQAKTPSYEDLFRDFGLGDIFDAVSTGTTRARSRAGADLRYDIEISLTDAFYGTKNTVTVPHQISCTSCHGTGAEPGFSRTCTSCHGTGEIRTVQKRGHQQVMNIAQCPVCGGIGTIIEKPCKTCQGRGVLQKTRKLEVSIPRGVKDKQFLRIAGEGEPGENQGPPGDLYAVVHVKPDPSFERQGTDLYSKAIIGVKTAILGGEISVRTITGMASLKIPRGTQSNTLFRLKGQGMPYLNGTKRGDLMVKIIVTIPQNLTPRQESLILEAFAGEK is encoded by the coding sequence ATGGCAAAGAAGGACTTCTATGAGATCCTGGGCGTGAAAAAAGATGCGTCACAGGACGATTTGAAGAAAGCATTCCGGCATCTTGCCAGAAAATATCATCCCGATCTCAATCAGGGGAGTAGAGAAGCCGAAGAAAAATTCAAGGAGATCAATGAAGCGTACCAGGTTCTGAGCGATCCACAGAAGAAAACCCAGTACGATCAGGTAGGACATGCAGACTTCAAACCTGGTGAGTATACGCAGGCTAAAACTCCCAGTTATGAAGATCTATTCAGGGATTTCGGGCTGGGAGATATATTTGATGCGGTTTCCACCGGTACTACCAGAGCCCGAAGCAGGGCAGGTGCTGATCTCAGGTATGATATAGAAATCTCCCTTACTGACGCTTTTTACGGGACAAAAAATACCGTAACAGTTCCTCACCAGATCTCCTGCACCTCCTGTCACGGGACCGGAGCAGAACCCGGTTTTTCCAGAACCTGTACTTCCTGCCACGGGACCGGGGAGATTCGGACAGTGCAGAAGAGAGGCCATCAGCAGGTGATGAATATTGCACAGTGCCCGGTATGCGGTGGGATTGGGACGATCATTGAGAAGCCCTGTAAAACCTGCCAGGGAAGAGGGGTACTTCAAAAAACCAGAAAACTTGAGGTTTCTATTCCCCGTGGTGTTAAGGACAAGCAATTTTTGCGAATTGCCGGTGAAGGAGAACCAGGAGAGAACCAGGGACCACCGGGAGATCTGTATGCAGTTGTCCATGTAAAACCTGACCCCTCATTTGAGAGACAGGGAACAGATCTGTATAGTAAAGCCATTATCGGAGTGAAAACGGCTATACTTGGAGGAGAGATCTCCGTGCGTACGATTACCGGCATGGCGTCCCTGAAAATTCCTAGGGGGACCCAGAGTAACACACTCTTTCGACTCAAGGGACAGGGCATGCCCTACCTAAACGGTACTAAACGGGGAGATCTTATGGTAAAAATCATTGTAACCATCCCGCAAAATCTGACCCCCAGACAGGAAAGTCTTATACTGGAAGCCTTTGCAGGAGAAAAATAG
- a CDS encoding Hsp20/alpha crystallin family protein yields the protein MKRLYFQQVYEELEVMRNYMDSLFQQIQENSPILLLPSSDVLSRKLLPGVQDNLQIQLVEFKDEIVVSAQMIPGDLKRDITIDLIHPMALKISCVRREWKKEDKIEYTMCEHSFGYISQIIPLSVPVSRDGIYTSLKNGVLKVHLKKCDANPER from the coding sequence ATGAAACGATTGTATTTCCAGCAGGTTTACGAAGAACTTGAGGTGATGAGAAATTATATGGATTCACTCTTTCAGCAGATCCAGGAGAACAGCCCGATTCTCTTACTTCCTTCTTCAGATGTCCTATCAAGGAAGTTACTTCCGGGTGTGCAGGATAATCTCCAGATTCAACTTGTAGAGTTTAAAGATGAGATTGTAGTAAGTGCTCAAATGATTCCCGGTGATCTCAAACGAGACATCACGATAGACCTGATCCATCCAATGGCCTTGAAAATCTCCTGTGTACGCAGAGAGTGGAAAAAAGAGGATAAAATTGAATATACCATGTGTGAACACAGTTTTGGGTATATCTCACAGATTATTCCTCTTTCTGTGCCAGTCTCCAGAGACGGAATATATACTTCATTGAAGAATGGCGTTCTGAAAGTACACCTCAAAAAATGCGATGCAAATCCGGAACGGTAG
- a CDS encoding solute carrier family 23 protein encodes MQPSNLEYAADDKPPFPTMFLLGLQHLGIVATAFIFPIIVARTANLETGAAAFFVSMSMLSNGIACIFQAIKHPEFGSGFLIPRVNGPNFVSASVLALQGGGLSLLCGMTAFSGILQALLSRIVHKLRVLFPVEVTGIVIMMLGVTVIPYALPNFFGMSDVNSTPNPLATLIAIITLLVTVSVTVWGKGSLKLFPVIVGMAVGYALCISLGIAGNDPLGKIASSPLVALPNISYFGLSFKTELIIPFTIAALVTFVKSIGEFSICQRINNPEWKRPDMMNIRSGLFADGIASCIGGLLGGMGQTGSSSNIGLSIATRSTSRYIGFVTGGILIALAFIPILATVFLIMPGPVIGGTIIYVAGFIIVGGIQTITSRMLDSRKILLIGISFIFGISVYLIPNAYSGVPIIIKPIFDSALSLATIIAIILNLLLRIGIREKVMISIDPDGNIYNQIFTLMERQGEAWAARKEVIIRMSTALTEGAELIVYHLLSSGPVKISVSFDEYNLDAQISYAGELLPLPEKPPGEDEILNDPSMMTGLGGFLIRKHADNVSSSSSDGQSILKIHMDH; translated from the coding sequence ATGCAGCCTTCGAACCTTGAATACGCCGCAGATGATAAACCACCATTTCCTACGATGTTCCTGCTTGGGCTGCAACATTTGGGCATCGTGGCCACTGCATTTATATTTCCCATCATTGTCGCAAGAACTGCAAATCTTGAGACCGGTGCTGCAGCCTTTTTTGTCTCAATGTCCATGCTCTCAAATGGTATTGCGTGCATATTTCAGGCAATAAAACACCCGGAGTTTGGATCAGGCTTCCTCATCCCCCGCGTAAATGGCCCTAATTTTGTTTCTGCTTCCGTATTGGCCCTTCAGGGCGGAGGTCTTTCACTCCTTTGTGGGATGACTGCTTTCTCCGGTATACTACAGGCTCTCCTCTCCCGGATAGTCCATAAACTTCGTGTCCTCTTCCCGGTAGAAGTGACTGGCATTGTGATCATGATGCTTGGAGTTACTGTGATTCCCTATGCATTACCCAATTTTTTTGGAATGAGTGATGTGAACTCAACTCCTAATCCTCTAGCAACACTTATCGCAATAATAACCCTCCTGGTTACGGTCAGTGTGACCGTCTGGGGGAAAGGTAGCCTGAAGCTCTTTCCAGTTATCGTTGGAATGGCGGTGGGGTATGCCTTATGTATCAGTCTCGGTATTGCCGGCAATGATCCATTAGGCAAAATTGCATCTTCACCATTGGTTGCGTTACCCAATATCTCATATTTTGGACTTTCCTTTAAAACTGAGCTCATAATTCCATTTACCATTGCTGCTCTTGTTACGTTTGTAAAAAGTATCGGTGAATTTTCTATCTGTCAACGAATCAATAATCCGGAATGGAAACGGCCGGATATGATGAATATCAGGTCCGGTCTCTTTGCAGATGGCATTGCATCATGTATCGGAGGTCTTTTAGGGGGAATGGGGCAGACGGGTTCTTCTTCGAATATCGGACTCTCGATAGCCACCCGCTCGACTAGCAGGTACATCGGATTTGTTACCGGTGGAATTCTCATCGCACTCGCCTTTATTCCTATTCTTGCCACGGTTTTCCTTATTATGCCGGGTCCCGTCATAGGTGGAACGATAATTTATGTAGCCGGATTTATTATCGTCGGAGGTATCCAGACGATTACTTCACGGATGCTTGATTCACGGAAAATATTATTGATAGGAATTTCATTTATTTTTGGAATCAGCGTTTATCTTATCCCAAATGCCTATTCAGGTGTTCCAATTATCATAAAACCGATATTTGATTCAGCTCTCTCACTTGCAACGATTATTGCAATAATTCTCAATCTACTGCTGAGAATCGGGATCAGGGAAAAAGTCATGATTTCCATTGATCCTGATGGCAATATTTATAATCAGATCTTCACCCTTATGGAGAGACAAGGTGAAGCCTGGGCTGCGAGAAAAGAGGTAATCATTCGGATGTCTACCGCGTTGACCGAGGGGGCTGAACTGATTGTATATCACCTGCTATCTTCCGGTCCGGTAAAAATATCAGTCTCATTTGATGAATATAATTTAGATGCCCAGATATCCTATGCCGGGGAACTCCTCCCCTTACCTGAAAAACCACCAGGTGAAGACGAGATCCTTAATGATCCCTCTATGATGACCGGGCTTGGAGGATTTCTTATCCGAAAACATGCTGATAACGTTAGTTCATCATCATCCGATGGGCAGTCAATACTGAAAATCCATATGGATCATTAA
- a CDS encoding nucleoside deaminase: protein MKYCNLNKPYRVVALMAILVLFIVTLTLAVDTPNNSQETGTFSYTYDTQYTHLKAIEVNAPYEGIPKPLDKKPSFGYVQPWDGYVTNCTLIDKDMCMYFPAQTSNIKPDETYAGIEVGDNQWQKMAGEEALLSVQHNGGPFGAVIVQIDDETGEVIRYWRNHNHVTEWNDPTAHAEVTTIKAACQELGVFELGTIRKEVSKLPQKGNTSHCELYVNAEPCPMCYGAIFWANLSTVVYGATRYDAAVEGVNFGDAALYGELQKPYKDRTRTVRQATSANSLDAFNEWKRVQKIDY from the coding sequence ATGAAATATTGTAATCTGAATAAACCATACAGAGTTGTAGCCTTAATGGCCATATTGGTGCTTTTTATCGTTACGTTAACTTTAGCCGTTGATACCCCTAACAATTCGCAGGAGACTGGAACTTTCAGTTATACATACGATACACAGTACACCCATTTAAAGGCAATTGAAGTTAATGCTCCGTATGAAGGGATACCAAAACCACTTGATAAAAAGCCTTCTTTTGGATATGTACAGCCCTGGGACGGATATGTTACAAACTGTACATTAATTGATAAAGATATGTGCATGTATTTCCCGGCGCAGACATCAAATATAAAACCGGACGAGACATATGCCGGAATTGAAGTTGGGGACAATCAGTGGCAGAAAATGGCCGGTGAAGAAGCACTGTTGTCTGTTCAGCATAATGGCGGACCATTCGGTGCAGTTATTGTACAGATCGATGATGAAACGGGTGAAGTTATCAGGTACTGGAGAAATCACAATCATGTCACTGAATGGAATGACCCAACTGCTCATGCAGAAGTAACAACAATAAAGGCGGCATGCCAAGAACTCGGGGTATTTGAACTGGGAACAATCAGGAAAGAAGTTTCAAAACTCCCACAAAAAGGAAATACGTCACATTGCGAGCTCTATGTGAATGCTGAGCCCTGTCCCATGTGCTATGGCGCAATATTCTGGGCCAATCTGTCGACAGTGGTTTATGGTGCAACCCGTTATGATGCGGCTGTAGAAGGCGTGAATTTTGGAGATGCGGCACTATATGGGGAGCTTCAGAAACCATATAAAGACAGAACAAGAACGGTTCGTCAGGCAACATCAGCGAATTCATTGGATGCTTTTAACGAGTGGAAACGGGTACAGAAGATAGACTACTAA
- a CDS encoding slipin family protein, producing MDIFTLLILAVILVVIIAILIMAIRIVNQWERAVILFLGKFVGIKGPGLFIIIPFVNRIPYVIDLRVITTSFKAEQTLTKDTVPVNVDAVLFWQVVDVEKAALEVKDYMQSISLASQTALRDVIGKTVLSDMLTGREAIDNELQRLIGDRVRGWGISIMSVEIRDVVIPGALQDAMSMQAQAERERQARVILADSERQIAEKFEMAAKSYENNPTALHLRAMNMLYEGLKGGHSTIVMVPSTALETMTLGDTTGTIALAKMIQREDTKEPDTQEPL from the coding sequence ATGGACATATTTACTCTTCTCATTCTTGCAGTAATTCTGGTAGTAATTATTGCAATTCTCATTATGGCAATCCGGATTGTAAATCAGTGGGAACGGGCGGTAATCCTTTTTCTGGGAAAATTCGTAGGCATAAAGGGTCCCGGATTGTTTATTATCATTCCCTTCGTAAACCGGATCCCCTATGTTATTGATCTCCGGGTGATCACTACTTCATTCAAAGCAGAACAGACCTTGACGAAAGACACCGTTCCGGTCAATGTAGATGCAGTCTTATTCTGGCAGGTTGTTGACGTAGAAAAAGCGGCACTGGAAGTCAAGGACTACATGCAATCAATTTCGCTGGCATCTCAGACTGCCCTCAGGGATGTTATCGGAAAAACAGTTCTTTCAGATATGCTTACCGGGAGAGAGGCTATAGACAATGAACTACAGCGGTTAATTGGAGACAGAGTAAGAGGATGGGGAATTAGCATTATGTCTGTTGAGATCCGTGATGTGGTGATTCCGGGAGCACTTCAGGATGCAATGTCCATGCAGGCACAGGCCGAACGTGAGCGGCAGGCACGGGTCATTCTCGCTGACTCTGAGCGACAAATTGCTGAGAAATTTGAAATGGCTGCGAAAAGTTATGAGAACAATCCCACTGCTCTTCACCTCAGAGCAATGAACATGCTGTATGAAGGATTAAAGGGCGGACATTCAACCATTGTCATGGTCCCATCTACTGCTCTCGAAACGATGACCCTTGGAGATACAACCGGCACCATTGCACTTGCAAAAATGATACAGCGTGAGGATACAAAAGAACCTGATACTCAAGAGCCATTGTGA
- the mgtA gene encoding magnesium-translocating P-type ATPase — translation MNNSVHNNATPGKDYHSISIDDLYLQLHSSEQGLTTEEAERQREHHGRNDIASSKKQSPILQLLEQFKNPLVLILLFAAVISLIVNEVTNAIIIISIILISVILDFFQRYKAESAAELLIKKILTRASVKRNGTEQEIPIVDLVPGDIISLKAGDMIPADARLTKTRDFFVNESSLTGEPYPVEKNDILSDVHKPISEAENYVFLGTSVISGMAEAIITKTGLSTEYGKIAKKLVERPPETEFEHGLKQFSYLMSKFVFSLVIIVFFINSLFKQDILQSLLFSVALAVGMTPELLPMILSLNMTKGAIAMSAKGAIVKHPESIQNFGSMDILCTDKTGTLTDNKIALMKHLDIGGQDNEKVLLYSYINSYFHTGLKNPLDEAIIAFQFKDTDKYQKIDEIPFDFIRRRTSVVVSGESGHLLITKGAPEETLAICTQIEKNGSVSTLTEIDRKTILTLYNKQSSEGFRTLAVCYRDLAGDQNTYSIDDEKEMVILGLVTFIDPPKESAKVSIELLAASGIELKILTGDDELVTQKTCELIGLPVKGHLSGREVEHMDQETLARVVGDVTIFSRVTPVQKNLIMNSLKRNGHVVGFMGDGINDAPSIREADVGISVENAVDIAKESADIILLKNDLRLLHDGVLEGRKTFGNTMKYILMGTSSNFGNMFSVAGASFFLGFLPMLPIQILLNNLLYDISESAIPTDNVDRSYIASPKKWDIEFIKKFIFVFGPISSLFDILTFCILLFVFNADPSLFQTAWFIESICTQTLIIFVIRTRIVPFYKSKPSIPLMISTLLIVAVSCILPFTVIGSIFGFVQPPVSFFAVLVGLVTGYLVLVEVVKKWFYNKYSLFIERKRVILE, via the coding sequence TTGAATAATTCTGTGCACAACAATGCTACGCCAGGTAAAGACTATCACTCTATTTCTATAGACGACCTCTATCTTCAACTCCACTCGTCTGAACAAGGATTGACTACAGAAGAGGCTGAACGTCAACGAGAGCATCATGGGCGAAATGATATTGCCAGTTCAAAAAAACAATCTCCGATTCTTCAGTTACTGGAGCAGTTCAAAAACCCTCTTGTTCTCATTCTGCTTTTTGCCGCGGTTATCTCACTCATCGTTAACGAAGTTACCAACGCAATTATTATTATCAGTATTATTCTGATCAGTGTTATCCTTGATTTTTTTCAGAGATACAAGGCCGAGAGTGCTGCAGAGTTACTAATTAAAAAGATCTTAACCCGTGCCAGTGTGAAACGGAATGGAACAGAACAGGAGATCCCTATTGTTGATCTGGTGCCTGGTGACATTATTTCACTCAAAGCAGGTGATATGATCCCTGCTGATGCCAGATTAACAAAAACACGTGATTTTTTCGTTAATGAATCATCTCTTACCGGTGAGCCATATCCGGTTGAAAAGAATGACATCCTTTCAGATGTACATAAACCGATATCAGAAGCAGAGAATTATGTATTTCTCGGAACCTCTGTGATAAGCGGGATGGCAGAGGCCATTATTACGAAAACCGGCCTGTCTACAGAATATGGGAAAATAGCTAAAAAACTGGTAGAACGACCACCTGAAACTGAGTTTGAGCATGGACTCAAACAATTCAGTTACCTGATGTCAAAGTTTGTGTTCAGCCTTGTTATTATAGTCTTTTTTATTAATTCATTGTTTAAACAGGATATTTTACAATCACTTCTCTTTTCTGTAGCACTTGCTGTCGGAATGACTCCTGAACTCCTCCCCATGATCCTGTCCCTGAATATGACAAAAGGGGCAATTGCTATGTCAGCAAAAGGTGCCATCGTGAAACATCCAGAGTCTATCCAGAATTTTGGGAGTATGGATATTCTCTGTACTGATAAGACCGGTACACTAACTGACAATAAGATCGCACTTATGAAACATCTGGATATCGGAGGACAAGACAACGAAAAGGTCCTGCTGTACTCATATATCAACAGTTATTTCCACACTGGCCTGAAAAACCCCCTTGATGAGGCAATTATTGCGTTCCAGTTTAAAGACACAGATAAGTATCAGAAAATTGATGAAATTCCGTTTGATTTTATTCGGAGGCGAACATCAGTTGTTGTCTCCGGAGAATCAGGTCACCTTCTGATAACAAAAGGGGCTCCTGAAGAAACATTAGCGATATGTACCCAAATTGAAAAGAATGGTTCAGTTTCTACGTTAACCGAAATAGATCGGAAAACGATTCTGACTCTTTACAACAAACAGAGCAGTGAAGGATTTCGGACACTTGCAGTATGCTATCGGGACCTGGCCGGAGATCAGAATACATATTCCATTGATGATGAGAAGGAGATGGTAATTCTCGGTCTTGTAACTTTTATCGATCCTCCTAAAGAGAGTGCGAAGGTATCTATAGAATTGCTTGCAGCATCTGGAATTGAATTAAAAATTCTTACTGGTGATGATGAATTAGTAACACAGAAGACCTGCGAACTGATCGGGCTTCCGGTTAAAGGGCATCTATCAGGCAGAGAGGTAGAACATATGGACCAGGAGACACTTGCCAGAGTGGTGGGGGATGTTACCATCTTCTCACGGGTGACCCCGGTTCAAAAAAATCTCATCATGAACTCCCTGAAACGAAATGGGCACGTAGTCGGATTCATGGGTGACGGTATCAACGATGCTCCTTCCATCAGGGAAGCTGATGTAGGTATTTCTGTGGAAAATGCGGTTGATATCGCTAAAGAGTCTGCAGATATCATTCTGCTGAAAAACGATCTTCGACTCCTTCACGATGGGGTTCTTGAAGGGAGAAAGACATTTGGCAATACCATGAAGTATATTCTGATGGGAACAAGCTCAAACTTTGGGAATATGTTCAGTGTGGCTGGTGCTTCATTTTTCCTTGGATTTCTTCCGATGCTCCCGATTCAGATATTGCTAAATAATCTCCTTTATGATATATCTGAATCTGCAATTCCAACTGATAATGTAGACCGGTCTTATATCGCCTCTCCGAAAAAATGGGATATTGAGTTTATCAAAAAATTTATTTTTGTTTTTGGTCCAATAAGTTCTCTGTTCGATATTCTCACGTTTTGCATTCTTCTCTTTGTCTTTAACGCTGATCCTTCCCTTTTTCAAACTGCCTGGTTTATCGAGTCGATATGTACCCAGACCCTGATTATATTTGTTATCCGCACAAGGATTGTTCCATTTTATAAGAGTAAACCAAGTATACCCCTCATGATAAGTACCTTGCTTATTGTGGCTGTTTCCTGTATATTGCCATTCACTGTCATAGGTAGTATCTTTGGATTCGTACAACCTCCGGTTTCGTTCTTTGCAGTACTAGTTGGACTGGTGACTGGATATCTGGTTTTAGTTGAAGTGGTGAAAAAATGGTTTTACAATAAATATTCGCTTTTTATCGAGAGGAAACGAGTAATTCTTGAGTAA